One region of Chryseobacterium sp. C-71 genomic DNA includes:
- a CDS encoding DUF4251 domain-containing protein gives MKKYLKIISIFLLAFAFQNCSAQKVDPQIVNNLVGSDEFTFHAEKANPMNYDVINVVNSIPNAPQLRTFQISGNSYGIEIKKGVMEVTLPYFGRAFTSSYGSSDNSYRFTSKDYVVTKSQTKKGNWVYKIKPNDVRNVSDINIEIYKNGRALTSIRSNDRQPISYDGYISENEVPKENEKL, from the coding sequence ATGAAAAAATATCTCAAAATAATATCAATTTTTCTTTTAGCATTTGCTTTTCAAAATTGTTCTGCTCAAAAGGTTGATCCCCAGATTGTAAATAATTTAGTAGGCTCAGACGAGTTTACTTTTCATGCTGAAAAAGCAAATCCCATGAATTACGACGTAATCAATGTTGTCAATTCAATTCCGAACGCACCTCAGCTTCGTACATTCCAGATATCTGGTAACAGCTATGGAATAGAAATAAAAAAAGGAGTGATGGAAGTTACGCTTCCTTATTTCGGTAGAGCGTTTACATCATCATATGGCTCATCTGATAACAGTTACAGGTTTACATCAAAAGATTATGTCGTAACCAAAAGCCAGACTAAAAAAGGAAACTGGGTTTACAAAATCAAACCAAATGATGTGAGAAATGTTTCTGATATTAACATTGAAATTTATAAAAACGGGAGAGCATTAACTTCCATCAGAAGCAACGACAGACAGCCAATTTCTTATGATGGGTATATTTCTGAAAATGAAGTGCCTAAAGAGAATGAAAAACTTTAA
- a CDS encoding cytochrome C: MKNIFLTAAFASVLLASCTPKSTPVAEAPKSATSTAEQIAQGKTIFENSCKKCHGLPDPTAYTSVQWVGIMNSMAPKAKLTDEQHQWVYDYVVSVKN, encoded by the coding sequence ATGAAAAATATATTTCTAACCGCAGCTTTTGCTTCTGTATTATTGGCATCTTGTACTCCAAAATCAACGCCAGTTGCTGAAGCTCCAAAGTCTGCAACAAGTACTGCTGAACAAATCGCTCAGGGAAAAACGATTTTCGAAAACTCATGTAAAAAATGCCATGGCTTACCAGATCCTACAGCATATACTTCCGTGCAATGGGTTGGTATTATGAATTCTATGGCACCAAAAGCAAAGCTGACAGACGAACAGCATCAATGGGTTTATGATTATGTAGTTTCTGTAAAAAATTAA
- a CDS encoding M48 family metallopeptidase: MKTKHFLSIGATVLSVVACTTNPITGRSSLQFANNSEIEAMALQQYKQTLTESKVVTGSQSTSVKNVGNRIKNAAEKYYASIGRGADLANYKWEFNLLQDNQINAWCMPGGKVAVYTGILPITKDDTGLAVVMGHEVSHALAGHGNERISQSMIAQGLGTASGLAIKNEKTAAIFQTVYPIGSQVVLLKYGRNQELEADQMGLYLMSMAGYDPRQAIPFWNRMEASSSGARQPEFLSTHPSPGSRVGDIQKNLPKALEYYKAAGGKI; encoded by the coding sequence ATGAAAACTAAACATTTTTTATCAATAGGAGCCACAGTTTTATCTGTCGTAGCTTGTACGACAAATCCAATTACAGGTAGATCATCTCTTCAGTTTGCCAATAATTCTGAGATTGAAGCCATGGCATTACAACAGTATAAGCAAACTTTAACGGAATCTAAAGTTGTCACAGGTTCTCAGTCTACAAGTGTGAAGAATGTAGGAAACAGGATAAAAAATGCCGCTGAAAAATACTATGCAAGTATAGGACGTGGTGCTGATCTTGCAAACTACAAATGGGAATTTAATCTTCTTCAGGATAATCAAATCAACGCTTGGTGTATGCCGGGAGGTAAAGTTGCAGTTTATACAGGTATTCTTCCAATTACTAAAGATGATACTGGTTTGGCTGTTGTAATGGGACACGAAGTTTCTCATGCATTAGCTGGTCACGGAAATGAAAGAATTTCTCAATCAATGATTGCTCAGGGATTAGGAACCGCATCTGGTTTAGCAATAAAAAACGAAAAAACAGCAGCAATCTTTCAAACTGTTTATCCGATAGGATCACAAGTAGTTTTGTTAAAATATGGTAGAAATCAGGAATTGGAAGCTGATCAAATGGGATTATATCTGATGTCTATGGCGGGCTACGATCCAAGACAGGCAATTCCTTTCTGGAACAGAATGGAGGCATCATCTTCGGGAGCAAGACAACCCGAATTCTTATCTACTCACCCAAGTCCGGGATCTAGAGTAGGAGATATTCAGAAAAATCTTCCTAAAGCATTAGAATATTATAAGGCTGCAGGAGGAAAGATTTAA
- the meaB gene encoding methylmalonyl Co-A mutase-associated GTPase MeaB gives MKFSTQDLIEGIQSGNKRLIAKAITLVESKKAEHRTQAEDLLKKIMPLTGKSIRVGITGVPGAGKSTFIENFGRLAISNGKKVAVLAIDPSSAINKGSILGDKTRMEELAKEDNAFIRPSPSSGFLGGVANTTFETMMICEAAGYDYILIETVGVGQSEVLVADITDVFLFLKIIGGGDELQGIKRGIMEMVDVIFINKVEESNLQKAKNTRLELKRALDFLPSKEKDWKVPVLLGSALYNEGLQDVFEKINEFIDLKKKTERFDLVRKEQSEKRFEYWVQEYILNMMKRDESLEEAYIQHKKNASALIFNPSTEAKLFVEKFLNKD, from the coding sequence ATGAAATTTTCTACTCAAGACTTAATAGAAGGTATACAGTCGGGCAACAAACGCCTGATTGCGAAAGCTATTACCTTAGTCGAAAGTAAAAAGGCGGAACATCGTACTCAGGCGGAAGATTTATTGAAAAAAATTATGCCTCTTACGGGAAAATCAATCCGTGTGGGAATTACAGGCGTTCCTGGAGCCGGAAAGTCTACATTTATTGAAAATTTCGGAAGACTGGCGATTTCAAATGGTAAAAAAGTCGCCGTTTTAGCGATTGATCCAAGTTCGGCCATTAACAAAGGAAGTATTCTGGGTGATAAAACCAGAATGGAAGAGCTGGCGAAAGAAGACAACGCGTTCATCAGACCTTCCCCAAGTTCCGGTTTTCTGGGAGGAGTTGCGAATACTACTTTTGAAACAATGATGATTTGCGAAGCTGCAGGGTACGATTATATTTTAATAGAAACCGTTGGAGTAGGGCAATCTGAAGTTTTGGTTGCAGATATTACCGATGTTTTTTTATTTTTAAAAATTATCGGTGGCGGCGATGAGCTTCAGGGCATCAAACGTGGAATTATGGAAATGGTTGACGTTATTTTCATTAACAAAGTGGAAGAAAGCAATCTTCAAAAAGCTAAGAATACAAGGTTAGAATTGAAACGTGCTTTAGATTTTCTTCCATCGAAGGAAAAAGATTGGAAAGTTCCTGTTTTGCTTGGTTCTGCTTTGTACAACGAAGGTTTACAGGATGTTTTTGAAAAAATCAATGAGTTTATCGATTTAAAAAAGAAAACTGAACGGTTTGATTTGGTGCGAAAAGAACAGTCTGAAAAACGTTTTGAATATTGGGTTCAGGAATATATTTTGAATATGATGAAACGAGATGAATCGCTCGAAGAAGCTTATATTCAGCATAAAAAAAATGCTTCGGCGTTGATTTTTAATCCAAGTACCGAAGCAAAATTATTTGTTGAGAAGTTTCTTAATAAAGATTAA
- a CDS encoding enolase C-terminal domain-like protein: MMELRCELKKLHLKETFSIAYGNYNHRDALLIELSHQNNKGYGECVAIDYYQIDLKSFVSKLKEIQHKIEAQKIIHPKEFFRFLFSLNLHPFLLSALDCAYWDLFGKLENKSFIELNQLPSDNLVESSITISVADIEQQIQKIEKSNWNQFKVKCKGLDKNHVEKLLEVDRNIALDSNASFSDEDCIWLQENVDIQKFSYLEQPRPIGHYQVLKKESFANWMADEDCQNIDSLRKLIPYYKSINIKLMKCGGLTPALEMIKKAKELNYKVMIGCMTESTVGISAGCLLAGLVDFADLDGATLISTDYATGNFVENGKIILSGKPGLGVELIKI, encoded by the coding sequence ATGATGGAATTACGCTGCGAACTCAAAAAACTTCATTTAAAAGAAACATTCTCCATTGCTTACGGTAACTACAATCATCGCGATGCATTGCTGATTGAATTATCTCATCAAAATAACAAAGGTTACGGCGAGTGTGTGGCGATTGATTATTACCAGATTGATCTCAAAAGTTTTGTTTCAAAATTAAAAGAAATTCAACATAAGATTGAGGCTCAGAAAATCATTCATCCAAAAGAGTTTTTTAGATTTTTATTCAGTCTAAATCTTCATCCGTTTTTGCTCTCAGCTTTGGATTGCGCTTATTGGGATCTTTTTGGAAAACTGGAGAACAAAAGTTTTATTGAACTCAATCAACTTCCATCAGACAATTTAGTAGAAAGTTCAATTACCATTTCGGTGGCAGATATTGAGCAACAGATTCAGAAAATTGAAAAAAGTAATTGGAATCAATTCAAAGTAAAATGCAAGGGTTTAGATAAAAACCATGTTGAAAAACTTTTAGAAGTAGACAGAAATATCGCTTTAGATTCCAACGCTAGTTTTTCTGATGAAGATTGCATTTGGCTTCAGGAAAATGTTGATATTCAAAAGTTTTCTTATCTTGAACAACCTCGACCGATTGGTCATTATCAGGTATTAAAAAAAGAAAGTTTTGCCAATTGGATGGCAGATGAAGACTGCCAAAACATAGATTCGCTGCGTAAACTCATTCCGTATTACAAAAGCATCAATATTAAACTGATGAAGTGCGGTGGTTTGACTCCGGCTTTAGAAATGATTAAAAAAGCGAAAGAACTAAACTACAAAGTTATGATTGGCTGCATGACAGAATCTACAGTTGGAATTTCTGCTGGATGTCTTCTGGCCGGGCTTGTGGATTTTGCAGATTTAGACGGAGCGACTCTCATTTCCACCGATTACGCAACGGGAAACTTTGTAGAAAATGGCAAAATTATTCTTTCTGGAAAACCAGGTTTGGGAGTGGAACTTATAAAAATTTAA
- a CDS encoding outer membrane beta-barrel protein → MKKLISAALIGFSVFASAQISLAAKANVAIPTSSASWKNFKTAASNTVEQKGKNITGFNVGLSLKIDLPTALYLMPEIYYTNFSNEVTVQNDVNSAQTTIKAKNSRVDIPVLVGVNVLGNLLSAYAGPVGSFNLAKSDDFDNFVQKVDAKEFTVGYQLGVQSEIKKIILSARYEGAFSKDQRKFINNVAGSNQEIDYDNRSSLFLLGVGYKF, encoded by the coding sequence ATGAAAAAATTAATTAGTGCCGCATTGATAGGCTTTTCGGTTTTTGCTTCGGCACAAATTTCATTGGCAGCCAAAGCTAATGTAGCAATCCCAACAAGCTCTGCTTCTTGGAAAAATTTCAAAACTGCAGCTTCCAATACTGTAGAACAAAAAGGGAAAAACATCACCGGCTTCAATGTTGGTTTATCTTTAAAAATCGATTTACCAACTGCGTTATACTTAATGCCGGAAATTTATTACACCAATTTCAGCAATGAGGTTACTGTACAAAATGATGTCAATTCAGCTCAGACTACCATTAAAGCTAAAAACAGCAGAGTAGATATTCCTGTTTTGGTTGGGGTAAATGTATTAGGAAATCTCCTGAGTGCTTACGCAGGACCTGTTGGAAGTTTTAATTTAGCGAAAAGCGATGATTTTGATAACTTCGTACAGAAAGTGGATGCTAAAGAATTTACAGTAGGTTACCAACTGGGTGTACAAAGCGAAATCAAAAAGATCATTCTTTCAGCAAGATATGAAGGTGCTTTTTCAAAAGATCAGAGAAAATTCATCAACAATGTTGCAGGATCAAATCAGGAAATTGATTATGATAACAGATCAAGCTTGTTTTTATTAGGTGTAGGATATAAATTCTAA
- a CDS encoding cytochrome C, which translates to MKKVVLSIILGSAFLASCGPKSVAVTGPKYTSSEQLAQGQTVFENSCNKCHKLPDPAKHDNQGWIKTLSRMAPKAKLNDEQHQMVYDYLISVNKK; encoded by the coding sequence ATGAAAAAAGTAGTTTTAAGTATCATTCTAGGTTCAGCTTTTTTAGCGTCATGTGGACCCAAAAGCGTTGCTGTAACCGGACCTAAATATACCTCATCTGAACAGCTAGCACAAGGACAGACCGTCTTCGAAAACTCTTGCAATAAATGTCATAAGTTACCGGATCCTGCGAAACATGATAATCAGGGATGGATAAAGACACTTAGCAGAATGGCGCCAAAAGCCAAACTAAACGATGAGCAACACCAAATGGTTTATGACTATCTGATTTCAGTAAATAAAAAGTAG